The sequence below is a genomic window from Cobetia sp. cqz5-12.
CCTGAGCTGTGTCGCGCAGCACGGTCTGGCCGGTGCCAGCGTGCGCCGCGTGGCGGAGGCGGCCGGGGTCTCGCCCGGACTGATTCGCCATCATTTCGGTACCAAGGATGACATGGTGCGGGCTGCCTACGCCTACATGATGGGCCAGCTGACCTCCGATATCGCCGATGCCAGCCCGGCCAGTGATGAATCCCCGGCGTGTCGTCTGGCACGCTTCATCGCGGCGAGCCTCACCCAGCCCAATCTGGCTGCCCACAAGATTTCCCTGTGGGCGACTTTCATCGGTCGGGTGCGCCACGATGCCAGCTATTCGGCGGTGCACCAGGAAACCTATCGCGAGTTTCTCGATCTGCTCGCCCAGCTGGTCCAGCCGGTGCTGAGTGTCCATGCGCTGCCTGCCGCCGAGAGTGATTGTCAGGAGCAGGCGATCGCCCTCAATGGCCTGATCGATGGGCTATGGCTGGAAGGTGGGCTGGAACATGGCCTCTATCCGGTCGAGCGCCTGCCCACGATCGCGATACGGGCGGCAGAGGGCATTCTTCGCCTGCCCCGGGGCACCTTGCTTGAGCACATCGCTGACACGACATCACCCCCATCCCACAGGAGTTGAGCATGCGCTACGCCACCATTACCGAGCGACTGAGTGACCTGGGCGGTGACAAATGGGCCGTTCACAGCGCTGCTCGCCAGCGTATCCAGGCCGGCGAGCCGATCATCGAGCTGACCATCGGGGAACCGGATATCGCCACCCATCCGGCCCTGGTCGAGCACTGCGTCGAGGCGTTGCGCGCCGGGCGTACCCGCTACTCCGATGGCCGTGGCGAGCCGGGGCTGGTCGATGCACTGGTCGAACGCTATACCCCGCGCATGCCCGAGATGACGGGCGACAACGTGCTGTGTTTCCCCGGCACTCAGACGGCGCTGTTCGCGGTGATGCTGGCGCTGGTGGAGGAGGGGGCCGGCGTGCTGACCGGCGACCCCTACTACGCCACCTATGAGGGCGTGATCCGCGGGGCTGGCGGTGACCTGCAGCCGGTACCGCTGCGCATGGAGCATGGTTTTGTGTTGCAGCCGGAAGATCTGGCCGCGGCCATCACGCCGCAGAGCCGTGTATTGCTGCTCAATACTCCGCACAACCCGACCGGCGCGGTCATGGACCGTGCCACGCTCGAGCGTATCGGTGAGCTGTGTCGCGAGCATGATCTGTGGATCGTCTGCGATGAGGTCTATGAAGCACTGATCTTCACGGGAAGATTCGTCTCGCCGCTGGAAATCGAGGCACTGCGTGAGCGCACCGTGGTGGTGTCCTCCATCTCCAAGAGCCACGCCGCCACCGGCTTTCGCAGTGGCTGGGCCATCGGCTCGGCGGAATTCTGTCGTCGGCTGTTGCCGGTCTCGGAAACCATGCTGTTCGGCAACCAGCCCTTCATCGCTGACATGACGGAAGCCGCGCTGCGCGGAGATTTCGATACTACCGAGCGTCTTCGCGAATCACTCGGGCGCCGCGCGCGCCTGGTCCATGAGGCGCTGGCGGCCATCCCGCAGCTGTCCTCCAGCCTGCCCCAGGGCGGCATGTTCCTGATGGTCGATGTCTCACGCACCGGCCTGGATGGTGAACGATTCGCCTGGCGGCTGCTGGAACGGCAGCAGGTCGCGGTGATGCCCGGCAGTGTCTTCGGCGACTG
It includes:
- a CDS encoding TetR/AcrR family transcriptional regulator, with amino-acid sequence MSRKAFQRLSQDQRRRDLLEATLSCVAQHGLAGASVRRVAEAAGVSPGLIRHHFGTKDDMVRAAYAYMMGQLTSDIADASPASDESPACRLARFIAASLTQPNLAAHKISLWATFIGRVRHDASYSAVHQETYREFLDLLAQLVQPVLSVHALPAAESDCQEQAIALNGLIDGLWLEGGLEHGLYPVERLPTIAIRAAEGILRLPRGTLLEHIADTTSPPSHRS
- a CDS encoding pyridoxal phosphate-dependent aminotransferase: MRYATITERLSDLGGDKWAVHSAARQRIQAGEPIIELTIGEPDIATHPALVEHCVEALRAGRTRYSDGRGEPGLVDALVERYTPRMPEMTGDNVLCFPGTQTALFAVMLALVEEGAGVLTGDPYYATYEGVIRGAGGDLQPVPLRMEHGFVLQPEDLAAAITPQSRVLLLNTPHNPTGAVMDRATLERIGELCREHDLWIVCDEVYEALIFTGRFVSPLEIEALRERTVVVSSISKSHAATGFRSGWAIGSAEFCRRLLPVSETMLFGNQPFIADMTEAALRGDFDTTERLRESLGRRARLVHEALAAIPQLSSSLPQGGMFLMVDVSRTGLDGERFAWRLLERQQVAVMPGSVFGDCGRPLIRVALTVPDDTLLEAVQRMALLCDQLEADAVTSDVT